A window of the Gossypium arboreum isolate Shixiya-1 chromosome 2, ASM2569848v2, whole genome shotgun sequence genome harbors these coding sequences:
- the LOC108467173 gene encoding ubiquinone biosynthesis O-methyltransferase, mitochondrial — protein sequence MASSMFLAQRRWFHSLPRNLSNARFFSALPSQHPVSVSGPQNNVGPKSNKFEKASSAPSSLKEPELAKFSAIADTWWDSEGPFKPLHKMNPTRLAFLRSTLCRHFRKDPLSARPFEGLRFIDVGCGGGILSEPLTRMGATVTGIDAIEKNIKIARLHANLDPTTSTIEYCCTTAEKLVEEQRKFDAVIALEVIEHVADAAEFCKSLSALTAHEGATVVSTINRSMRSYATAIVAAEYLLQWLPKGTHQWSSFLTPEELTMILKRAGVDVKEMAGFVYNPLTGRWSLSDDISVNFIAYGTKEK from the exons ATGGCTTCTTCAATGTTCCTAGCCCAACGTCGGTGGTTCCATTCCCTTCCAAGAAACCTTTCCAATGCTCGGTTCTTCTCTGCTTTACCTTCTCAACACCCTGTTTCTGTTTCTGGACCTCAAAACAATGTTGGCCCCAAATCTAACAAGTTCGAAAAGGCTTCTTCAGCTCCCTCTTCGTTGAAGGAACCTGAACTCGCCAAGTTCTCTGCAATTGCCGATACTTG GTGGGATTCTGAAGGACCATTTAAACCATTGCATAAAATGAATCCTACCAGGCTCGCTTTTTTACGCTCAACTCTTTGTCGACATTTCCG AAAGGATCCTCTCTCTGCTAGGCCCTTTGAAGGACTAAGGTTTATTGATGTCGGTTGCGGTGGTGGTATTCTGTCAGAG CCGCTGACTCGAATGGGAGCAACTGTCACTGGAATTGATGCAATAGAGAAAAACATCAAGATTGCCCGTCTTCATGCT AATTTGGATCCAACAACTTCAACTATTGAATACTGTTGTACAACAGCAG AAAAGCTGGTTGAAGAGCAGAGAAAGTTTGATGCAGTGATTGCTTTAGAG GTGATTGAGCACGTAGCAGATGCTGCTGAATTCTGCAAGTCTCTCTCAGCATTAACTGCTCATGAAGGAGCTACTGTTGTTTCAACAATTAACCGCTCTATGAGATCATATGCAACTGCCATTGTTGCAGCAGAGTACCTGCTACAGTGG CTACCTAAAGGTACACATCAATGGTCGAGTTTCCTGACCCCAGAAGAACTCACTATGATTCTAAAACGTGCAGGGGTTGAT GTGAAAGAGATGGCGGGATTTGTGTACAACCCTTTAACAGGGAGATGGTCACTATCGGATGATATTAGTGTAAATTTTATTGCTTATGGTACTAAAGAAAAGTAA
- the LOC108461437 gene encoding G2/mitotic-specific cyclin-2-like encodes MRRSKENNPGSIAAPNDGLRMGGAKMVKDMEQNQRRALSSINQNIIGASLHHSGVVNKRELPGKDEFCNKKSALEQRSDTRSLAVERVSNQHHFLEDTKNQSELAVKPGGLDDFEIVDVEQCGEGNDVTLPMFVKHTEAVLDETDEMDIEMEDMENSIIDIDCSDSKDPLAVVEYVDEIYAYYKKTEVSSCVSPNYMDRQFDINEKMRAILIDWLIEVHYKFDLMEETLFLTINLIDRFLERCTVIRKKLQLVGMTAMLLACKYEEVSVPIVEDFVLISDKAYTRKDVLDMEKLMVNTLQFHMSVPTPYVFMRRFLKAAQSEKKLEFLSFFLIELSMVEYEMLKFQPSLLAAAAIYTAQCSLFRFKNWTKTSEWHTKYTEDQLLECSKLMVTYHQKAGSGKLKGVHRKYSSYKFGYAAKTEPALFLLDP; translated from the exons ATGAGAAGATCAAAGGAGAACAATCCAGGTTCAATTGCGGCACCAAATG ATGGGCTGAGAATGGGTGGTGCCAAGATGGTAAAGGACATGGAACAAAATCAAAGAAGGGCTCTGAGTAGCATTAATCAGAACATTATAGGAGCTTCACTCCACCACTCTGGTGTGGTTAATAAAAGAGAACTTCCAGG GAAAGATGAATTTTGCAATAAGAAATCAGCTTTGGAACAAAGATCAGACACTAG GAGTTTGGCTGTTGAAAGGGTTAGCAACCAGCATCACTTCCTAGAA GACACTAAGAACCAAAGTGAGTTGGCAGTGAAGCCCGGTGGTCTAGACGATTTCGAAATCGTTGATGTGGAACAGTGTGGGGAGGGTAATGATGTTACACTCCCTATGTTTGTGAAACACACAGAGGCAGTCTTAGATGAAACTGATGAAATG GACATTGAAATGGAAGATATGGAGAACTCTATCATTGATATTGACTGCagtgattcaaaagatcctcttGCAGTTGTTGAGTACGTAGATGAAATCTATGCTTACTACAAGAAAACTGAG GTTTCTTCCTGTGTTTCTCCAAATTACATGGACAGGCAATTTGACATCAATGAGAAGATGAGGGCCATCCTCATTGATTGGCTCATTGAG GTTCACTACAAATTTGATCTTATGGAAGAAACATTGTTCCTTACTATCAATCTCATAGACAGATTCTTAGAGCGTTGCACTGTGATCCGAAAGAAGCTTCAATTGGTTGGCATGACAGCCATGTTATTAGCATGCAAGTATGAGGAAGTTTCTGTCCCAATAGTGGAGGACTTTGTTCTGATTTCAGATAAAGCATATACGAGGAAGGATGTTCTAGATATG GAGAAATTAATGGTGAACACTTTACAATTCCACATGTCTGTGCCAACTCCATATGTTTTCATGAGGAGATTTCTCAAGGCAGCACAATCTGAGAAAAAG CTTGAATTTCTCTCGTTCTTCCTGATTGAGTTGAGCATGGTTGAATATGAAATGCTCAAGTTTCAGCCATCTCTGCTAGCTGCTGCAGCAATTTACACAGCACAGTGCAGTCTTTTCCGGTTCAAGAACTGGACAAAGACCAGTGAGTGGCATACTAAATACACAGAAGATCAACTGCT GGAATGCTCAAAGTTGATGGTTACTTACCATCAGAAAGCAGGATCCGGAAAACTCAAGGGAGTACATAGAAAGTATAGTTCATACAAGTTTGGATATGCAGCAAAAACTGAACCAGCACTATTTCTCCTAGATCCCTGA